A region from the Rheinheimera mangrovi genome encodes:
- a CDS encoding MarR family winged helix-turn-helix transcriptional regulator: protein MALSFFDYVERINSLLRSWQRDDAELSMVPAVQLSALRYLSICNHYSDTVMGVTDYLGLTKGTVSQSLKALEERQWIYKEPDLQDKRIVHLKPTAAGLAVVQQLVAVQVLQQAVQQLGPELEQQLTGALHQLLSQVQQQEQRKSFGQCKSCRFHQQQDGLPFCGLTQQPLPVTSTDLICREHQDPA, encoded by the coding sequence ATGGCTTTAAGCTTTTTTGATTATGTCGAACGCATCAACAGTTTGCTGCGTAGCTGGCAGCGGGATGATGCCGAACTTTCTATGGTGCCCGCTGTGCAGCTCAGCGCTTTGCGTTATCTGAGTATTTGTAATCATTACTCAGATACTGTGATGGGCGTGACCGATTATCTGGGCCTGACTAAAGGCACAGTGTCTCAGTCGTTAAAAGCGCTGGAAGAGCGGCAGTGGATTTACAAAGAGCCGGATCTGCAGGACAAACGCATAGTGCATTTAAAACCAACAGCAGCAGGTTTAGCTGTGGTGCAACAGTTGGTGGCTGTGCAGGTGCTGCAACAGGCAGTGCAGCAGCTGGGGCCTGAACTGGAACAACAATTGACCGGTGCGTTGCATCAGTTGTTGAGCCAGGTGCAGCAGCAAGAGCAGCGCAAAAGTTTTGGTCAGTGTAAAAGCTGCCGTTTCCATCAGCAGCAGGACGGTTTGCCCTTTTGTGGTTTAACTCAGCAGCCTTTGCCGGTAACAAGCACAGATCTGATTTGTCGTGAACATCAGGACCCGGCATAG
- a CDS encoding DUF2024 family protein, whose product MNVQVFDTHVKTTNGHYLHFDVLVTPEHAAKAKLYAQQFLQQQGYNSDDIQQQSCDFCHNEIATPAVIAAIDAQGYYILKLQGC is encoded by the coding sequence ATGAACGTTCAGGTTTTTGACACCCATGTAAAAACGACCAATGGCCACTACCTGCATTTTGATGTGTTGGTGACGCCAGAGCATGCAGCTAAAGCTAAACTCTATGCACAGCAGTTTTTACAACAACAAGGCTATAACAGTGACGACATACAGCAACAAAGCTGTGATTTTTGTCATAACGAAATAGCCACCCCAGCGGTTATTGCAGCTATTGATGCACAGGGGTATTACATTCTGAAATTACAGGGCTGTTAA
- a CDS encoding Rho-binding antiterminator yields the protein MNPAILACDLHDHVEIICMRRYPVLIHQLDGSTIQGIARDTRSTAQQEFLLLDKDGQKVEIPLLQIERIEVLDANAPQQQIWLQQGGSCAI from the coding sequence ATGAACCCGGCCATTCTTGCTTGTGATTTACATGATCATGTCGAAATTATCTGTATGAGACGATACCCGGTCCTGATCCATCAGCTGGATGGCAGCACTATTCAGGGTATTGCCCGTGACACCCGAAGTACAGCACAGCAAGAATTTCTACTGCTGGATAAGGACGGTCAAAAAGTGGAAATTCCACTGCTGCAGATTGAACGAATTGAGGTATTGGATGCCAATGCACCACAACAGCAAATTTGGTTACAGCAAGGCGGAAGCTGCGCTATTTAA
- a CDS encoding response regulator encodes MHRTPQNILLVDDQDSTRQLLQNNLAMLKDEADLHSVIWSYQHANNAVQAIKSFNQYQPALVFLDIELPDQSGLYLLEKFKDINKDCFVVMVSGVRTLENVKTSMKSGASSFIVKPFTGDKILSVLKQYDRYLHQMKK; translated from the coding sequence ATGCATAGAACGCCACAGAATATTTTGCTGGTCGATGATCAGGACTCCACCAGACAGTTGTTGCAGAATAATCTGGCGATGCTAAAAGACGAAGCGGACTTGCATTCAGTGATCTGGAGCTACCAGCATGCCAACAATGCTGTGCAGGCCATTAAATCCTTTAATCAGTATCAGCCAGCCTTAGTCTTTCTGGACATAGAGTTGCCAGACCAATCAGGTTTGTACTTGCTGGAAAAGTTTAAGGATATTAATAAAGACTGCTTTGTCGTGATGGTCAGTGGTGTCAGAACACTGGAAAATGTCAAAACCAGTATGAAAAGTGGCGCTTCCTCCTTTATCGTCAAACCTTTTACCGGAGACAAAATACTGTCTGTATTAAAACAGTACGACAGGTATTTGCATCAGATGAAAAAGTGA
- a CDS encoding Hpt domain-containing protein — translation MPLKILLTQLDAGSELPAVQSKLQSVGYHTYVALTLDESVQQALSYEYDALMFLSKNADHQIHEAVQLLRQLGYQRPIAVLAAQEGRFEQVDQHFSWPCQWELLYGWFNGLTRQNLKKLDVPDELQQLFAESLAVAAAELELAMQNDDLLKIKQIVHRLKGNAACFGEAQITGLANELQLLWEEQKVPVRYEQLTALLVALKTGTT, via the coding sequence GTGCCATTAAAAATTCTGCTGACTCAACTGGACGCAGGATCTGAACTGCCTGCAGTTCAGTCCAAACTACAATCTGTCGGATATCATACTTATGTTGCTTTAACCCTTGATGAGTCCGTACAACAGGCTTTGAGTTATGAGTACGATGCCCTGATGTTTCTGAGTAAGAACGCTGACCATCAAATACATGAAGCAGTTCAGTTATTGCGACAGTTGGGGTATCAGCGCCCCATTGCGGTACTGGCTGCACAAGAAGGGCGGTTTGAACAGGTCGACCAACACTTCAGCTGGCCCTGCCAATGGGAATTGCTGTATGGCTGGTTTAATGGGCTGACCAGACAAAATCTGAAAAAACTCGATGTACCTGATGAATTGCAGCAGTTGTTTGCAGAATCTTTAGCAGTGGCTGCAGCTGAGCTGGAGCTTGCGATGCAAAATGATGACTTGTTAAAAATAAAACAGATAGTTCATCGGCTAAAAGGCAATGCGGCTTGTTTTGGCGAAGCGCAAATTACGGGTCTTGCCAATGAGTTGCAACTCTTATGGGAAGAACAAAAAGTACCTGTACGCTATGAACAGTTGACAGCGCTTTTGGTCGCTTTAAAGACCGGAACTACTTAA
- a CDS encoding methyl-accepting chemotaxis protein encodes MKTMSLSLSQRINLSFSLIVFVMILSGFMFYNRAIDNEANISSIETSDIKGIEIARDIRLTTSDHWMETNTIYIKLNHSSDDKVAVIEEGRDHLLNAEKQIKALYANYESTITLEKDKILYADLEPKLSVYFDLSQQLQERLMTDPQSDISKLFQKQSTAWQSVRATLGDMIKLNEESYENSIATLHNNITKNIYTAIAAVVISVLIATLCGYYLRRAIMTPIDFILSGMHKMGEGILTYRIEKKQNDEFGSIITGFNDMAESLKELVVQTQGSAVHLSSSITELAATSKQQQATVTETAATTTEIGATSKQIAATAKELLHTVSEAADTAAHTSRLAQTSQQSVNNMDDVMRQLSSAAEMVSGKLALLSERATGINQVVTTIMKVADQTNLLSLNAAIEAEKAGEYGKGFTVVANEIRRLADQTAIATYDIEQMVREIQSAVAAGVMGIDKFSEEVRRGSSDMDDVSEQLSMIIEQVQELAPHIQQVNEGMLHQAEGAEQINLALSQLADATSQTVDSLVQTTSAIDNMSDVASKLRSGVNRFKV; translated from the coding sequence ATGAAAACGATGAGTTTAAGTCTGAGTCAACGCATTAACCTGAGTTTTTCCCTTATTGTCTTTGTGATGATATTGTCAGGCTTTATGTTTTACAACAGAGCTATAGACAATGAAGCAAACATCTCCTCCATTGAAACTTCAGACATTAAAGGCATTGAGATTGCCAGAGATATCCGCCTGACTACCTCTGACCACTGGATGGAAACCAATACTATCTATATCAAACTCAACCATAGCAGTGATGATAAAGTTGCCGTCATTGAGGAAGGTCGCGACCACTTATTGAATGCGGAAAAACAAATCAAGGCTTTGTATGCTAACTACGAGTCCACTATCACCTTAGAAAAAGACAAAATACTCTATGCAGACCTTGAACCAAAACTGAGTGTTTATTTTGACCTGAGCCAACAACTGCAGGAAAGGTTAATGACGGATCCTCAAAGTGACATCAGTAAATTATTCCAGAAGCAGAGTACTGCCTGGCAAAGTGTCAGAGCAACACTAGGCGATATGATCAAGTTAAATGAAGAAAGCTACGAAAACTCAATAGCCACTTTGCATAACAACATCACAAAAAATATTTATACCGCCATTGCAGCAGTTGTTATCTCCGTTCTTATCGCCACCTTGTGCGGCTATTATTTACGCCGCGCTATTATGACTCCTATCGACTTTATATTAAGTGGCATGCATAAAATGGGCGAAGGCATACTGACCTACCGTATTGAGAAAAAACAAAATGACGAGTTTGGCTCTATTATCACAGGCTTCAACGACATGGCCGAGTCACTAAAAGAGCTGGTGGTTCAAACTCAAGGCTCTGCAGTCCATTTGAGTTCCTCTATCACTGAGCTGGCCGCTACCTCTAAGCAGCAACAGGCAACGGTTACAGAAACCGCAGCCACCACTACTGAAATAGGGGCAACGTCAAAGCAAATTGCAGCCACAGCCAAGGAGCTATTGCACACTGTCAGTGAAGCAGCGGACACAGCAGCTCACACCTCACGTCTGGCTCAAACCAGTCAGCAGTCGGTCAACAATATGGACGATGTAATGCGTCAGTTGTCTTCTGCCGCAGAGATGGTCAGTGGCAAACTGGCCTTGCTGAGCGAGCGGGCTACAGGCATCAATCAGGTTGTGACCACTATTATGAAAGTGGCTGATCAAACTAATTTATTGTCACTGAATGCCGCCATAGAAGCAGAAAAAGCCGGAGAATACGGTAAAGGATTCACAGTAGTAGCCAACGAAATTCGCAGGTTAGCTGATCAAACAGCCATAGCCACGTATGACATTGAACAGATGGTCCGTGAAATTCAGTCTGCGGTAGCTGCAGGTGTGATGGGCATAGATAAATTCTCAGAAGAAGTGCGCCGTGGTTCATCTGATATGGACGATGTCAGCGAACAATTATCCATGATCATTGAACAGGTTCAGGAACTTGCCCCTCATATCCAACAAGTGAATGAAGGCATGCTGCATCAGGCTGAAGGTGCAGAACAAATCAATTTAGCCTTAAGCCAACTGGCTGATGCCACCTCACAAACCGTGGACTCTTTGGTACAAACCACCAGCGCTATCGATAATATGAGTGATGTCGCCAGTAAATTACGTTCAGGCGTCAACAGGTTCAAGGTCTGA
- a CDS encoding chemotaxis protein CheW, with amino-acid sequence MALSDVSSRPAATTALYLIFRIEADYYALAASEIEMVLKQQSLKKLPGAPTWVAGLLHLDGQIVPVIDIYQRILQRPASAQSSTRIVIVNYDNDKLLGLLLEKVNTFERLNINGWMDATIQLYNTDFLASVQQHASLGLLQNIELSLLLPEDIQQLLFQNVQQSPAPATEQQLGPTP; translated from the coding sequence ATGGCTTTGTCTGATGTGTCATCCAGACCAGCTGCAACTACGGCTTTGTACCTTATATTCCGAATTGAGGCGGACTATTATGCTTTAGCCGCTTCTGAAATTGAGATGGTGCTGAAGCAACAAAGCCTGAAGAAACTGCCGGGAGCCCCAACCTGGGTTGCAGGTCTGTTGCATTTAGACGGCCAGATAGTACCTGTGATTGATATATACCAGCGCATACTGCAAAGACCTGCATCAGCTCAGTCCAGCACCCGAATTGTTATAGTGAACTACGACAATGACAAACTGTTGGGTTTGTTACTGGAAAAAGTAAACACTTTCGAACGCCTGAACATCAATGGCTGGATGGATGCCACTATCCAGCTGTACAACACTGATTTTCTGGCTTCTGTGCAACAACATGCCAGTTTAGGGCTGCTCCAGAATATAGAACTTTCATTGTTATTACCTGAAGACATCCAGCAGCTCCTGTTTCAGAACGTTCAGCAAAGCCCGGCTCCTGCAACAGAGCAACAGTTAGGCCCAACGCCATGA
- a CDS encoding CheR family methyltransferase — translation MSALIENMLYQRIGMDIKSVGQQIFQRVLQQQLHKYQCDLAHYSQLLQHSEEIWTSLVEAIVIPETWFFRYPESFGLFEELVHEQFRANPARPALKILCLPCSTGEEAYSIAISLLRNGYSARQFCVDAIDINTQALQQAQSGIFRQYSFRTTNLPFIHQFFEVTESGSLVNQNVRDCVKFSYGNLFEPATLPAKQYDFVFCRNLLIYFDQNKQQQAIQQLRKLLSPDGYLLSGPAEAGAFVRAGMTALPRRDCFAFSQAEQVKPKKITRQLIVPATFKEKSKKAGQALPLPALKPSPRINSSAPVLSAPAKKAERKQDLLQRIEQLSNAGQLSAALELCQAALSEVGPSAQLFYVWGLLFDSMGHKGNAEIYYRKVLYLEPLHAAALRQLAALLHSQGQTAAAALIEQRMKLERKF, via the coding sequence ATGAGTGCCCTGATTGAAAACATGTTGTACCAACGCATTGGCATGGACATAAAGTCTGTGGGGCAGCAGATTTTCCAGCGTGTTTTACAACAACAATTGCATAAATATCAATGCGATTTGGCTCACTACAGCCAGTTGTTGCAGCACTCGGAGGAGATCTGGACTTCATTGGTGGAAGCTATTGTTATCCCCGAAACCTGGTTTTTCAGATACCCGGAATCTTTTGGCTTGTTCGAAGAGCTGGTGCATGAGCAGTTCAGAGCCAATCCGGCCAGACCTGCATTAAAGATCCTGTGCCTGCCTTGTTCTACCGGGGAAGAAGCCTATTCCATTGCTATCAGTTTATTGCGCAATGGCTACAGTGCCCGGCAGTTTTGTGTAGATGCGATTGATATTAACACCCAGGCGCTGCAGCAGGCTCAGTCAGGCATATTCAGACAATACTCGTTCAGAACTACTAACTTACCTTTTATCCATCAGTTTTTTGAAGTCACTGAATCCGGTAGTCTGGTGAATCAGAATGTACGGGATTGTGTCAAATTCAGTTATGGCAATTTATTTGAACCCGCGACTTTACCTGCAAAACAGTATGACTTTGTGTTTTGCCGTAACTTACTGATTTATTTTGATCAAAATAAACAGCAGCAGGCCATTCAACAACTCAGAAAACTATTGAGCCCGGACGGCTATTTACTTTCAGGCCCCGCAGAAGCCGGAGCTTTTGTCAGAGCAGGCATGACCGCATTGCCTCGCCGGGATTGTTTTGCTTTTAGTCAGGCGGAGCAGGTCAAGCCAAAAAAGATCACTAGACAGCTTATTGTCCCTGCGACATTCAAAGAGAAAAGTAAAAAGGCAGGCCAAGCTCTGCCTCTCCCTGCTTTAAAACCATCGCCAAGAATAAACAGCTCAGCACCTGTGCTTTCTGCGCCTGCAAAAAAGGCAGAACGTAAGCAGGATTTATTACAACGTATTGAACAGCTTTCAAATGCCGGACAACTCTCTGCGGCATTGGAGCTCTGTCAGGCTGCGCTTAGTGAGGTTGGCCCCAGCGCCCAGTTGTTTTACGTCTGGGGGTTATTATTTGACAGCATGGGTCATAAAGGGAATGCAGAAATCTATTATCGGAAGGTGCTGTATTTAGAACCTTTGCATGCAGCAGCCTTAAGGCAGCTTGCCGCTTTGCTTCATTCACAAGGGCAAACTGCTGCCGCAGCTTTGATAGAACAGCGTATGAAGCTTGAGAGGAAATTTTAA
- a CDS encoding chemotaxis protein CheW: protein MNQAPVIQTQQIEIDACWKTKGIYGDRSCPKLVLHTHCRNCEVYTEAASRLRDQFYVQDTDEQSSIVSRNTRHTAKQQTQRHIIFRLEQQWFAIPSRYLTEVTLPLVVRAVPNRHSKVLLGVCNVRGQLVPCLSLHRLFSIAESSTATARMLVLSHPSGALVVSVDQILEITPLDHSVWNNNAMNSGTALGQVSVAVAQHKAYNLTLLNAETLLSLMLKELQ, encoded by the coding sequence ATGAACCAGGCTCCTGTTATCCAGACACAACAGATTGAGATAGATGCCTGCTGGAAAACCAAAGGGATCTATGGAGACCGCAGCTGCCCAAAACTGGTGCTCCATACGCATTGCCGCAACTGCGAAGTTTACACTGAGGCTGCATCCAGATTACGTGACCAGTTTTATGTCCAGGATACGGACGAACAGAGCAGTATTGTCAGCAGAAATACCCGACATACGGCAAAGCAACAAACACAACGCCACATAATTTTCAGGCTGGAGCAGCAGTGGTTTGCCATTCCAAGCCGTTATTTAACAGAAGTGACATTACCACTGGTCGTCAGAGCAGTGCCGAATCGCCACAGTAAGGTTTTACTCGGGGTCTGTAATGTCAGAGGTCAACTGGTGCCCTGCCTGTCATTACACAGATTGTTTTCCATTGCAGAGAGTTCAACTGCAACAGCCAGAATGCTGGTACTGTCTCATCCGTCCGGTGCTTTAGTTGTATCTGTGGATCAAATCCTGGAAATCACACCACTTGACCACTCTGTCTGGAATAATAATGCAATGAATTCTGGCACTGCCCTGGGTCAGGTCAGTGTGGCAGTTGCCCAGCACAAAGCTTATAACCTGACCCTGTTGAACGCAGAGACTTTATTAAGTCTGATGCTTAAGGAGCTGCAATGA
- a CDS encoding hybrid sensor histidine kinase/response regulator, which translates to MTDQYQNASLLELFLLEAQAQTQILDQALIGLSQHPTDKSMLESSMRAAHSLKGAARLVGVEPAVGVAHEMEELLVEAMRGQSQLNTEQIQLLMQGSSALMAIAEGKTPPDLALLVHALSQQALTPAQPAALPTEDVPSPLAATEGAEHYAPPQSAEELHNHEEIRKSGTIRVSSERLDLLLDLASRSLEESKHAQRFGLELLRIKKTQLQAKSILEALRDQLVEQQMPDYFLTSLTQMGQLLSDANTQTVQSLQHYDSVSWSNLLLNQNLYDAALACRMRPFSDLFTGKARMVFDLATRLNKKVQLQVEGEHTSVDRDMLERLEAPLLHLIRNAVDHGIEEVQERLSAGKTEIATIRLKAWHASGYLHMEISDDGRGVNLEKIKSRVLSRNLATADAVAQMDEQELLAFLFLPDFSLAQQVSDISGRGVGLDAVQHEIKALGGHIELINTPGQGCNFQFRLPVTVSVIRCVIVEVSSEVYAIPLHRIESMLRLQQDELITVEGRPHFWWNGDAIGLLRLSQLLGLPEGQGDPQGLGVLVFQERDRKIAFAVEKLLGEQSLVVMHMDQRFGRLSAVMAGAVLADGTPALILDIDDVLTKASTLLKQGQVNSFTSQQQDTPTQKILVVDDSLTVRELERKLLSNKGYQVQVAVDGLEGWTMLRAEKFDLLVTDIDMPKMDGIELVRLVRADPRLNRLPVIVVSYKDREEDKNKGLEAGADYYLAKSSFHDESLIEAVQLLIGAPQL; encoded by the coding sequence ATGACGGATCAGTATCAAAATGCTTCTTTGCTGGAATTGTTTTTACTTGAAGCTCAGGCGCAAACACAAATACTCGATCAGGCTCTGATTGGCTTATCTCAGCATCCAACAGATAAATCCATGCTGGAATCCAGTATGAGGGCTGCCCATTCCTTAAAAGGAGCCGCGCGGTTGGTTGGGGTGGAACCAGCTGTTGGTGTGGCCCATGAAATGGAAGAATTACTGGTTGAAGCAATGCGGGGGCAAAGCCAGTTAAATACAGAACAAATTCAACTGCTGATGCAAGGCTCGTCTGCATTAATGGCCATAGCTGAGGGCAAAACACCACCAGATCTGGCGCTCTTAGTGCACGCCTTGTCACAACAAGCGTTAACACCAGCGCAACCTGCTGCATTGCCAACAGAAGACGTTCCTTCTCCCCTTGCCGCCACAGAGGGAGCGGAACACTATGCTCCGCCACAATCAGCGGAAGAGTTGCATAACCATGAAGAAATCCGTAAATCTGGCACTATCAGGGTGTCCTCAGAACGGCTGGATTTGTTACTGGATTTAGCCAGTCGATCACTGGAGGAGTCTAAACATGCTCAGCGTTTTGGTCTGGAATTACTGCGGATCAAAAAGACACAGCTTCAGGCGAAAAGTATTCTTGAAGCATTGAGAGATCAGCTGGTTGAACAGCAAATGCCTGATTATTTTCTGACATCTCTGACACAAATGGGCCAGTTGCTTTCTGACGCTAACACTCAAACGGTACAAAGTTTACAGCATTACGATAGCGTCAGCTGGAGCAACCTGTTGTTAAACCAGAACCTGTACGATGCTGCCCTAGCCTGCAGAATGCGGCCTTTTAGTGATTTGTTCACAGGTAAAGCCAGAATGGTGTTTGATTTGGCCACTCGTCTGAATAAAAAGGTTCAGTTACAAGTAGAGGGCGAGCACACCTCAGTTGACCGCGATATGCTGGAGCGATTGGAAGCTCCATTGTTACATTTAATCCGCAATGCCGTTGATCATGGCATAGAAGAGGTGCAGGAGCGCCTCAGTGCAGGTAAAACGGAAATAGCTACAATCCGCTTAAAAGCCTGGCATGCTTCCGGATACCTGCATATGGAAATCAGTGACGACGGACGTGGTGTCAACCTGGAAAAAATTAAATCCAGAGTCCTATCCAGAAATCTGGCGACGGCGGACGCCGTAGCACAAATGGACGAGCAGGAACTGCTGGCCTTTTTGTTTTTACCTGATTTTAGCCTGGCACAACAAGTCAGTGACATTTCAGGCCGTGGTGTTGGCTTAGATGCAGTACAGCATGAAATCAAAGCCTTAGGCGGTCATATCGAGCTGATCAACACTCCGGGCCAGGGGTGCAATTTCCAGTTCAGATTGCCTGTTACCGTCTCAGTGATCCGCTGTGTCATAGTCGAAGTAAGCTCTGAAGTTTATGCTATCCCACTGCACAGGATCGAAAGCATGCTAAGACTGCAACAGGACGAGCTGATTACAGTTGAAGGCAGACCCCATTTTTGGTGGAACGGCGACGCTATAGGGTTATTGCGTTTATCTCAATTATTGGGACTTCCGGAAGGTCAGGGCGATCCACAAGGATTAGGCGTATTGGTGTTTCAGGAAAGAGATAGGAAAATCGCCTTTGCTGTTGAAAAGCTACTTGGGGAACAAAGCCTTGTCGTGATGCACATGGACCAGCGATTTGGTCGTTTGTCTGCTGTAATGGCTGGTGCTGTGCTGGCTGACGGTACGCCCGCGCTAATTCTGGATATTGACGATGTGCTGACGAAAGCCAGTACCTTGTTAAAACAAGGCCAGGTCAATAGTTTCACCAGCCAGCAACAGGATACTCCAACCCAAAAAATTCTGGTGGTCGACGATTCACTGACTGTGCGGGAACTGGAACGTAAACTATTGAGCAATAAAGGCTATCAGGTTCAGGTAGCTGTTGATGGCCTGGAGGGCTGGACTATGCTCAGAGCCGAAAAGTTCGACTTACTGGTGACCGACATAGATATGCCGAAAATGGATGGCATCGAGCTTGTGCGTTTAGTTCGGGCTGACCCGCGTTTAAACAGGCTTCCTGTGATAGTCGTCTCTTATAAAGATAGGGAAGAAGACAAAAACAAAGGATTAGAAGCCGGAGCAGATTATTATCTGGCAAAATCCAGTTTCCACGATGAATCTTTGATTGAGGCAGTCCAGCTCCTGATTGGGGCACCACAGTTATGA
- a CDS encoding chemotaxis protein CheB: MNLGLLTYNVPNSDWVKQVIEAEYQVAWHAQDVTQTLTLQLAKPVDLLLVKLHEGWSALDIQQLTPYIDCPIVLFSLDGRDHTQQVFTAFGFGAKDYVELTGAQQAKATLLLRKIRQQIVLQGIKPRPAEPVSTTLPVIIAIGASTGGPSSLYELIQALPKDFKAVIVIVQHMDGRFSTGLADWLERATSLTVKLIAHREKAEAGTIYIAGADIHLRISEEGRFLYSEEPQHSLFKPSIDVFFESLAKNWRGIAIGVLLTGMGQDGALGLKLMKNKGWFTIAQDQASSIVYGMPKAAVHLQAATEVLPLDKIAARLIKLCAD; this comes from the coding sequence ATGAATTTAGGGTTGTTGACTTACAATGTGCCTAATTCCGATTGGGTCAAACAAGTCATTGAGGCTGAGTATCAGGTTGCATGGCACGCCCAGGATGTCACACAAACTCTGACCCTCCAGTTGGCCAAGCCGGTGGATTTACTGCTGGTAAAGCTGCATGAGGGCTGGTCAGCTCTAGACATACAGCAACTCACCCCTTATATCGACTGTCCTATAGTGTTATTTTCCTTGGATGGCCGGGACCATACACAGCAGGTGTTTACGGCTTTTGGCTTTGGCGCCAAAGATTATGTTGAACTGACTGGAGCACAACAGGCTAAGGCTACGTTGTTGTTACGTAAAATTAGGCAGCAAATCGTCTTACAGGGGATTAAACCCCGCCCTGCAGAGCCCGTCAGCACAACTTTACCCGTGATCATTGCCATAGGAGCTTCGACCGGAGGCCCCTCTTCTCTTTATGAACTGATCCAAGCTCTTCCCAAAGATTTTAAGGCCGTAATTGTCATAGTGCAGCATATGGACGGCCGTTTCAGTACAGGCCTGGCAGATTGGCTGGAGCGGGCAACAAGCTTGACGGTAAAATTGATTGCGCATCGCGAAAAAGCAGAAGCTGGTACTATTTATATTGCTGGCGCGGACATACACTTACGTATCTCTGAAGAAGGCCGCTTTCTATACTCAGAAGAGCCTCAACACAGCTTGTTCAAACCATCCATAGACGTATTTTTTGAAAGTTTAGCCAAAAACTGGCGGGGTATCGCTATTGGCGTGCTGCTCACGGGCATGGGGCAAGATGGCGCTTTGGGTTTAAAGTTGATGAAAAACAAGGGTTGGTTCACTATAGCTCAGGATCAGGCTAGCAGCATTGTATATGGCATGCCTAAAGCCGCCGTGCATTTACAGGCAGCTACAGAGGTTTTACCTTTAGATAAAATTGCCGCCCGACTGATAAAACTATGCGCTGACTGA
- a CDS encoding diguanylate cyclase — translation MSTDNLYGTANLESNAKAMVLLIDDQALVGEVIRRILIAEEGIDFHFCSDAEKAMSMALSIKPTVILQDLVMPGIDGLDLVKTYKTHEELRDLPVIVLSAKDDATVKSQAFEAGANDYLVKLPDAIELIARIRYHSKAYTALKQRDEMFRALRTSQQQLQESNLALEKLMRADGLTGLANRRHFDEYLDIEWKRAAREQYSLSLLMIDVDYFKAFNDSFGHVEGDYTLQKVAQVIKEHCARAGDLGARYGGEEFVAIFPNTDLDGAYKLAEEIRTAVQGLRVSHIKPDEQSVVTVSIGVSSTIPQAHFSPVSLVETADKALYQAKHNGRNRSESTI, via the coding sequence TTGTCTACAGATAACCTATACGGCACAGCAAACTTAGAAAGCAATGCAAAAGCTATGGTATTGCTTATCGATGACCAGGCTCTGGTTGGCGAGGTCATACGCCGAATTCTGATTGCCGAAGAAGGTATAGATTTTCATTTTTGCTCAGACGCAGAAAAAGCCATGAGTATGGCCCTGAGTATCAAACCAACAGTGATACTACAGGATTTGGTGATGCCTGGTATAGATGGGCTGGATTTGGTTAAAACCTACAAAACCCATGAAGAGCTGCGGGATTTGCCCGTGATTGTTCTGTCCGCAAAAGATGATGCGACAGTTAAAAGCCAGGCGTTTGAGGCTGGGGCAAATGACTATCTGGTCAAACTGCCCGATGCAATAGAACTCATTGCCCGTATTCGCTACCACTCAAAAGCTTATACGGCGCTGAAGCAAAGGGATGAGATGTTCCGGGCATTACGCACCAGCCAGCAACAATTGCAAGAAAGTAATCTGGCGCTGGAAAAGCTGATGCGTGCCGATGGCTTAACTGGACTGGCAAACAGACGCCATTTTGACGAATATCTGGACATTGAATGGAAAAGAGCAGCCAGAGAACAGTATTCTTTATCTCTGCTGATGATTGATGTTGATTACTTTAAGGCCTTTAATGATTCCTTTGGCCATGTGGAAGGCGATTACACACTGCAAAAAGTTGCGCAGGTGATCAAAGAGCATTGTGCACGAGCCGGTGATTTGGGCGCTCGTTATGGTGGTGAAGAGTTTGTGGCCATATTCCCAAACACGGATCTGGATGGGGCCTATAAGCTGGCAGAAGAAATCCGCACTGCAGTGCAGGGACTGAGGGTCTCTCATATCAAACCAGATGAACAGTCCGTGGTCACAGTGTCTATCGGAGTGTCCAGCACCATACCCCAAGCCCACTTTAGTCCTGTCAGTCTGGTGGAAACTGCAGATAAAGCACTGTATCAGGCCAAACATAACGGCAGAAACAGATCAGAAAGCACGATATAA